The following proteins come from a genomic window of Thermoleophilia bacterium:
- the truA gene encoding tRNA pseudouridine(38-40) synthase TruA: MTDDDGPIVASRESDQGNGTPSCGQVWRLDLAYDGTRFRGWARQPDQRTVQGVLEEILAMLVRDTVHLSVAGRTDAGVHAHAQVASFASTRPLDPTRLRRSLNSLLPEDVAVREVSKAPDGFVARRALSRTYRYRLHVAPVKPVFERLYVWHPHGRLDVRLLHEAAERLVGRHDFAALTPSAHLYRSCAREVYTAQWQAGRDHELVFEVRAESFLHNMVRVAVGSMVDVAQGCMTLDDFDLALAYGQRRRMGRTAPARGLALVAVEY, from the coding sequence ATGACTGACGACGACGGTCCGATCGTGGCGAGCCGGGAGTCTGATCAAGGGAACGGCACGCCGAGTTGTGGTCAGGTGTGGAGACTCGACCTGGCTTACGACGGGACGCGGTTTCGCGGGTGGGCTCGTCAGCCAGACCAGCGTACGGTCCAGGGCGTGCTCGAAGAAATACTGGCGATGCTGGTCAGGGATACGGTGCACCTGAGCGTCGCCGGTAGAACCGACGCCGGTGTGCATGCGCATGCGCAAGTTGCCTCCTTCGCCTCCACGCGTCCTCTTGACCCGACGCGGCTGCGACGCTCGCTCAACAGTCTCCTGCCGGAGGATGTGGCGGTGCGCGAGGTCAGCAAGGCGCCTGATGGATTCGTGGCGCGACGCGCGCTCTCGCGCACGTATCGCTACCGCCTTCATGTGGCGCCCGTGAAGCCTGTGTTTGAGCGCCTCTACGTTTGGCATCCACACGGGCGACTTGATGTGCGCCTCTTGCACGAAGCGGCAGAACGGCTCGTCGGCAGGCACGATTTTGCCGCACTCACGCCATCGGCTCATCTCTACCGGTCATGCGCGCGCGAGGTCTACACGGCCCAATGGCAGGCGGGCCGCGATCACGAATTGGTGTTCGAGGTTCGCGCCGAGAGCTTTCTCCACAACATGGTGCGCGTCGCCGTGGGTTCTATGGTGGACGTGGCTCAGGGGTGTATGACTCTCGATGACTTCGACTTGGCGCTCGCGTATGGCCAGAGGCGCCGCATGGGACGCACGGCGCCGGCTCGCGGGCTGGCGCTGGTCGCCGTCGAGTACTAG
- a CDS encoding LCP family protein has protein sequence MPHGNNTDGRKPYKRYKAGRARRSLADDRLMNAAPALSPAPHREYREASPPRTSSSQQASPAYRRYSVESQGNPPAPAPPAGAKPRPSRRRRWWTIPVGALLLLAIAGIVATVIAWPGYRQFDRAVDKSNDRIDADTRAQLTQDEGAIWRKGTTILLLGVDSKDGEPARSDTIMLLRFNPLTRTMNQLSIPRDTRVTLPNGTQDKINAAMFWGGSAMAVAAVKDYLGIDVNHVMVVNFQGFPRLVNAVGGVDINVPKTVTTVAGSTQRTVVFKEGWQHMDGKYAMLYVRIRYADDDIHRAERQQQFVQALQKKIAQPSNITKLPEIGKHFMSGVDTDLTTNEILELGLLRYITSGGKHSVLSGTPGWEGGISYIYPPSDAEKKQAVEAFLTK, from the coding sequence GTGCCACACGGTAACAACACAGATGGGCGCAAGCCCTACAAGCGGTACAAGGCCGGGCGCGCCCGGCGCAGCTTGGCGGACGACCGGCTGATGAACGCAGCGCCCGCGCTCTCTCCGGCACCCCATCGAGAGTACCGAGAAGCGTCGCCGCCGCGAACGTCGAGCAGCCAACAGGCATCGCCCGCCTATCGGCGCTACAGCGTCGAGTCGCAAGGAAATCCACCGGCGCCCGCGCCGCCCGCAGGCGCCAAACCCCGCCCATCGCGCCGCCGCCGGTGGTGGACCATCCCCGTCGGCGCACTGCTTCTTCTCGCCATCGCGGGCATTGTCGCTACAGTGATCGCGTGGCCGGGCTACCGCCAGTTCGACCGCGCGGTGGACAAGTCTAATGACCGAATCGACGCCGACACGCGTGCTCAACTCACACAGGATGAGGGCGCAATCTGGCGCAAAGGCACGACAATCTTGCTCCTCGGCGTCGACAGCAAGGATGGCGAGCCGGCGCGCTCAGACACGATCATGCTCCTCAGGTTCAATCCGCTGACGCGAACCATGAATCAGCTCTCCATCCCCCGCGACACGCGCGTCACCTTGCCAAACGGCACCCAAGACAAGATCAATGCGGCGATGTTCTGGGGCGGATCCGCGATGGCAGTCGCGGCGGTCAAGGACTACCTGGGAATCGACGTCAATCATGTGATGGTCGTGAACTTCCAAGGGTTCCCGCGACTCGTCAATGCCGTCGGCGGTGTCGACATCAATGTCCCTAAGACGGTGACGACGGTCGCCGGCAGCACGCAGCGCACCGTGGTGTTCAAGGAAGGCTGGCAACACATGGATGGCAAGTACGCGATGCTGTACGTGCGTATCCGCTACGCCGACGACGACATCCATCGCGCCGAACGCCAGCAGCAGTTCGTCCAGGCGCTCCAGAAGAAGATCGCCCAGCCATCGAACATCACCAAGCTCCCCGAGATCGGCAAACACTTCATGAGCGGCGTTGACACCGACCTCACAACGAACGAGATCCTCGAACTCGGACTGCTGCGCTACATCACGAGTGGCGGCAAACACAGTGTCCTCAGCGGCACGCCCGGGTGGGAGGGTGGCATCTCGTACATATACCCGCCCTCGGATGCCGAGAAGAAGCAGGCCGTTGAGGCGTTCCTAACGAAGTAA
- a CDS encoding ROK family protein, whose protein sequence is MASVRTVIAADVGGTKVAAALVRCLWPPAVPPARTPVELLGRVQVPTDVSSPRACLESIQHALTEARRFGGAPDAVGIGLASLMDYENGVAVDSVHLPLVAVPVRELFGDWCGLPVAVDNDATAACLGEYVFGAGVGTRHMLMLTLGTGVGGGIVCDGQMYRGCGAAGELGHVLVDPEGPECPGKCPNRGCLEAYVSGSAMDAAAMAAAIADPSSALGRAHHAGALVDGRYLTAAARAGDPTAVGLVRAMGERLGLGLVSLVNAFNPELVVVGGSAAAAGEILLEPARHVVAGRALRPAREQVRVVIAALGPDAGLYGAAALALSAPACA, encoded by the coding sequence ATGGCATCGGTACGAACGGTGATCGCGGCAGATGTCGGCGGGACGAAGGTGGCGGCGGCGCTCGTGCGATGCCTGTGGCCACCGGCCGTGCCTCCGGCGAGGACGCCGGTTGAGCTTCTTGGCAGGGTCCAAGTGCCGACTGACGTCTCGTCTCCGCGTGCCTGTCTTGAGAGCATTCAGCACGCTCTCACCGAGGCCCGGCGATTTGGTGGCGCACCGGACGCCGTCGGCATCGGGTTGGCGTCGTTGATGGACTACGAGAACGGCGTCGCCGTGGACTCCGTGCATTTGCCCCTTGTCGCAGTGCCTGTGCGCGAGTTGTTCGGCGACTGGTGTGGGTTGCCCGTCGCCGTCGACAACGACGCGACTGCTGCCTGTCTTGGCGAGTACGTCTTCGGGGCCGGGGTGGGCACTCGCCACATGCTCATGCTGACACTCGGCACCGGGGTTGGGGGCGGGATTGTCTGCGACGGACAGATGTACCGCGGGTGCGGAGCCGCGGGGGAACTCGGTCATGTACTGGTGGACCCGGAAGGTCCGGAGTGCCCCGGTAAGTGTCCCAATCGGGGCTGTCTTGAGGCATATGTCTCTGGGAGCGCCATGGATGCCGCTGCGATGGCCGCTGCGATCGCTGATCCTTCATCGGCGCTGGGCCGCGCACACCACGCGGGCGCGCTCGTGGACGGACGGTACTTGACCGCCGCGGCACGCGCCGGCGACCCTACGGCAGTCGGTCTGGTGAGGGCAATGGGCGAGCGACTCGGACTGGGACTGGTCTCGTTGGTCAATGCTTTCAACCCCGAACTGGTCGTCGTCGGAGGCTCCGCCGCCGCAGCCGGCGAGATCTTGCTCGAACCGGCGCGTCACGTTGTCGCGGGTCGCGCGCTCAGACCGGCGCGGGAGCAAGTGAGGGTAGTGATCGCCGCGCTCGGCCCTGATGCCGGACTCTACGGCGCGGCGGCGCTGGCGCTCTCCGCGCCGGCATGCGCTTGA
- a CDS encoding 4Fe-4S binding protein has product MAHIITEDCLACGACVDECPNDAISEGDEIYQIDAALCDDCGSCVEACPSEAIIAG; this is encoded by the coding sequence ATGGCCCACATCATCACTGAAGACTGTCTGGCCTGCGGCGCCTGCGTCGACGAGTGCCCCAACGACGCCATCTCCGAAGGAGACGAGATCTACCAGATCGACGCAGCGCTCTGCGACGACTGTGGCTCGTGCGTCGAGGCGTGCCCGAGCGAGGCGATCATCGCCGGCTGA